One region of Vespula vulgaris chromosome 9, iyVesVulg1.1, whole genome shotgun sequence genomic DNA includes:
- the LOC127066102 gene encoding nephrin isoform X6 produces the protein MSGQIVGHPRLRLIGDQNAGVYNLQITDASLTDDGEYQCQVGPHVRVKPIRANAHLTVISPPQKVEISSHLYKKKMDGSGHSSKKKIEVKVGESTRLECVVRSAKPAASIIWYRGNVQIKGGDTSITPISIEGDKEMLKPGLITKKLLKYDTHGSITIVPTADDDEMDYTCEANHPAIPINRPMRATIKLSVFYPPGMPYIEGYTEGETVQRDQQVELTCRSRGGNPPAKIVWFRNDQQVTTEYRSEGSLSESVLSFKAMAQDDKARYKCEVSNIMSLEPMEVHVDLTVLFVPAGVIITGPTEAKAGEQVVITCTTENSNPPADIKWSVDGRNFENSTSKTEPASQGGWITTSNVTFSINHKSRSIVVICHASNAKLAENVVGTHTINVIYPPSNLFVTGYEEGTTIDAGTVLRLQCTATAGNPLATLTWYKNDRKILGTSRTRDQAVSSELAILVNASDNNAHVRCEATNSATEIPLMKTLILRVNFPPEKVKITRDPQDFHAGQEGRIICESSSSNPAAEMSWWKGGISVPSTKNGTKPGLHGGFLSYVELSLDLTEDMNCEVYTCQARNAQMERSIHDAITLHVLYKPIFSTLDPYELTGMEGEPFVISVSATGNPNMITYTWTRDGLPLSSSGKRITARGPTLNITKLERYDAGTYTCEAINEEGTTFYPLNLTVQYPAKILRTSTSGTVYPPGIEAKLFCEVDGSPIGDEYVTWQKVGSNSELPGRYSTSFANKTSYLHIEHPDQEDVGEYRCKVNNGIGNATSKPILFITNFKPEMMNTPLTRKAAANKGINAPLYCKARGSPLPRFTWIFNGRTLLPNATEHKYSITHSDLSELTSESTLTIFHVKSHDYGKYECRAENRMGQSIDTIHLDVTSPPDKPSDLEVYNVTHDSVTLTWKRGFDGGLPTSHQIRWRQALDYESRYRYLDILPGEYKAVICGLTLGTYYVFSVKAINEKGDSGFLPDVVKVQTLRPNNVENLPDVLLERGDFPMNYIYTFAATSAIFFIVNLFIMLWYIVRKRNKARLNKSQTADMYAPSTVNGDTMTGELSSVSDEKSDVNFDANDYVDEGRKTAASTYLIDQTMQDFGKGSLEMQVHHQGTLGRRGNHVPVMSMDSPPQRTTASGTLSVSKSSYIGNPSPAPPNDVSFYSVEMDNGRYMGYEPNSSPAPTMGDPGSGNYYPTMPTTGHTGQHASAGGTGTLTRTRTLPRPVPPPDVTVMTAGTKSLIPPSVPPPPATFARANTNGAHNHGHPLSTFTPTPAYSDIDGHLV, from the exons CGCCACCGCAGAAAGTCGAGATAAGTAGTCACttgtacaagaaaaaaatggatggGAGTGGTCATtcgagtaagaaaaaaatcgaagtaAAAGTTGGAGAATCGACGCGTTTGGAATGCGTCGTGAGATCGGCTAAACCAGCGGCTTCGATCATTTGGTATCGCGGAAATGTTCAAATCAAAGGTGGCGATACCAGTATCACGCCGATATCAATCGAGGGTG ACAAGGAGATGTTGAAGCCTGGTTTGATAACGAAGAAACTTCTCAAATACGATACCCATGGATCTATCACGATCGTCCCCACCGCCGACGATGATGAGATGGATTATACCTGCGAAGCCAATCATCCAGCGATTCCCATTAATCGTCCGATGCGGGCGACCATCAAACTCTCCGTTTTCT aTCCACCAGGCATGCCATATATCGAGGGTTATACAGAAGGTGAAACCGTACAACGCGATCAACAAGTGGAGCTCACCTGTCGATCGCGAGGTGGAAATCCACCGGCCAAAATCGTTTGGTTTAGAAATGACCAACAAGTCACGACCGAATATCGTTCGGAAGGTAGCCTATCTGAGAGTGTATTATCGTTCAAGGCTATGGCACAAGACGACAAGGCACGATACAAATGCGAGGTGTCCAATATCATGAGCCTTGAACCCATGGAAGTACACGTTGACCTTACTGTACTTT tTGTACCAGCCGGCGTGATAATCACTGGACCGACTGAAGCAAAGGCAGGCGAACAAGTAGTGATTACTTGCACAACAGAGAACTCAAACCCACCAGCGGATATAAAGTGGTCGGTAGACGGTCGGAACTTTGAGAATAGCACGTCGAAAACAGAACCGGCGTCTCAGGGTGGTTGGATCACAACTTCGAATGTGACTTTCAGTATAAATCACAAGAGTAGAAGCATCGTTGTTATCTGCCACGCGTCGAATGCGAAACTTGCTGAGAACGTGGTTGGCACACATACTATCAATGTCATCT ATCCACCCTCGAACCTCTTCGTCACTGGTTATGAAGAGGGTACAACTATAGACGCTGGCACGGTATTAAGACTTCAATGCACAGCCACCGCTGGTAATCCACTGGCAACTCTGACGTGGTATAAAAACGATAGAAAG ATTCTCGGTACTTCTAGAACGAGAGACCAGGCAGTTTCCAGTGAACTAGCGATACTCGTTAACGCATCGGATAACAACGCACACGTTAGATGCGAAGCTACCAATTCGGCGACTGAGATACCACTGATGAAGACTCTGATATTGAGAGTCAATT TCCCACCGGAGAAAGTGAAGATCACGCGAGACCCGCAGGATTTTCATGCAGGTCAGGAAGGTCGTATTATATGCGAATCGAGCAGTAGCAATCCCGCTGCCGAAATGTCATGGTGGAAGGGAGGAATATCAGTACCGTCGACGAAAAACGGTACCAAACCGGGTCTACACGGTGGTTTCCTTTCCTACGTAGAATTGTCATTGGATTTAACCGAGGATATGAATTGCGAGGTTTACACCTGTCAAGCTAGGAACGCTCAAATGGAAAGATCGATACACGATGCGATAACGCTTCACGTATTAT aCAAGCCAATATTCTCAACACTGGATCCTTACGAATTAACCGGTATGGAAGGTGAACCATTTGTAATATCCGTCTCAGCAACCGGAAATCCTAATATGATAACTTACACATGGACGAGAGACGGGTTACCATTGAGTAGTAGCGGTAAAAGAATAACCGCACGTGGTCCAACGTTGAATATAACGAAATTGGAACGTTACGATGCAGGGACTTACACGTGCGAAGCGATCAACGAGGAAGGGACCACGTTTTATCCTTTGAATTTGACCGTCCAAT ATCCAGCAAAGATTTTACGAACGTCAACGTCCGGTACTGTATATCCACCTGGAATCGAGGCTAAATTGTTTTGCGAGGTTGATGGTAGCCCGATAGGTGACGAATACGTGACCTGGCAGAAAGTAGGCTCAAACTCGGAATTACCAGGAAGATATTCAACGTCTTTTGCAAACAAAACGTCGTATCTTCATATCGAACATCCGGATCAGGAAGATGTTGGGGAATATCGATGCAAAGTTAACAATGGAATTGGTAACGCCACCTCGAAACCGATTCTATTTATAACCAACT TTAAACCGGAAATGATGAATACACCGCTTACGAGAAAGGCAGCAGCGAATAAAGGAATAAATGCACCACTTTATTGCAAAGCACGTGGATCTCCGTTACCACGTTTTACATGGATCTTCAATGGTAGAACTTTATTACCTAATGCGACGGAACACAAATATAGTATAACTCATAGCGAC TTGTCCGAATTAACGTCAGAATCAACGTTGACGATATTCCACGTGAAGTCTCACGATTATGGAAAGTATGAGTGCCGTGCAGAAAATAGAATGGGccaatcgatcgatacgatacATTTGGACGTAACATCACCACCTGACAAACCCTCAGATTTGGAGGTTTACAATGTTACGCATGATTCTGTTACGTTGACATGGAAAAGAGGATTCGATGGTGGCCTACCAACGTCCCATCAAATAAGATGGAGACAAGCGTTGGATTATGAAAGTCGTTATAGATACTTGGACATTTTACCGGGTGAATATAAAGCGGTAATATGTGGACTAACACTCGGAACTTATTACGTTTTTAGCGTGAAAGCTATAAACGAAAAGGGTGACAGCGGTTTCTTGCCCGATGTGGTCAAGGTCCAAACTCTAC GGCCGAATAACGTGGAAAACCTGCCAGACGTCCTCTTGGAAAGAGGGGACTTTCCAATGAATTATATCTATACGTTCGCAGCAACTTCCGccatcttttttatcgttaatctCTTCATCATGTTGTGGTACATTGTGCGAAAGCGAAATAAAGCTC GGTTAAACAAGTCGCAGACAGCTGATATGTATGCACCATCGACCGTCAACGGTGACACTATGACCGGCGAATTAAGTTCCGTGTCCGATGAGAAGAGCGACGTTAACTTCGACGCTAATGATTACGTG GACGAGGGACGAAAAACTGCAGCTAGTACatatttaatcgatcaaaCTATGCAGGATTTCGGAAAGGGTAGTTTAGAGATGCAGGTACATCATCAAGGAACTCTCGGTCGTCGAGGTAACCACGTGCCAGTTATGAGTATGGATTCACCACCACAAAGAACTACAGCCAGTGGGACACTCTCGG tTTCGAAGTCGAGTTACATCGGGAATCCAAGTCCTGCGCCGCCCAACGACGTAAGCTTCTACAGTGTGGAAATGGACAACGGCCGTTATATGGGATATGAGCCGAACTCGAGCCCGGCACCGACAATGGGCGATCCGGGCTCGGGCAATTATTACCCTACCATGCCAACCACGGGACACACGGGGCAACATGCGAGCGCTGGTGGAACGGGTACGTTGACGCGTACCAGAACTCTACCACGTCCTGTACCACCCCCGGATGTTACCGTGATGACGGCGGGTACCAAATCACTGATACCACCCTCCGTACCACCGCCACCGGCTACGTTTGCACGTGCGAACACCAACGGTGCACACAATCATGGTCACCCACTCTCAACGTTCACACCGACGCCGGCCTATTCCGACATTGACGGCCATCTTGTCTGA